A single Dechloromonas denitrificans DNA region contains:
- the ftsB gene encoding cell division protein FtsB, protein MRWLTVGLLAAIGLLQYPLWVGKGGWLKVWEYDRQLQQQKEVTKKLEIRNAGLDAEVRDLKQGYEAIEERARFELGMVKQDETFVQIPEKVPGK, encoded by the coding sequence ATGCGCTGGCTGACGGTCGGCCTCCTTGCAGCCATTGGCCTGCTCCAGTACCCCCTCTGGGTGGGTAAGGGCGGCTGGCTGAAGGTTTGGGAGTACGACCGTCAATTGCAGCAACAGAAGGAAGTAACCAAGAAGCTGGAAATCAGGAATGCCGGTCTCGATGCCGAAGTTCGCGACCTGAAGCAAGGTTACGAGGCGATCGAAGAGCGTGCCCGTTTCGAATTGGGCATGGTCAAGCAGGATGAAACCTTCGTTCAAATCCCGGAAAAAGTTCCTGGAAAATAA